Proteins found in one Actinokineospora alba genomic segment:
- a CDS encoding helix-turn-helix transcriptional regulator: MSVARAERLVNLVLCLLSTRQYLSAERIRGIVPGYADAPSDDAFFRTFERDKTELRDLGIPLEVGRNSVFDTVDGYRIARRDYELGEIDLEPDEAAAVALAVRLWDSPELTGAAHGALLKLRAAGVDVDQAAPAIVESKVRTSEPAFTPLLAAVQAGQVVSFDYRRPSPAELRERTLEPWGVVSWRGRWYVVGHDRDRNAPRCFRLSRIVGEVRKIGKPGQVRRPENVDLMQFVATTGGEVSSVSTVRVWAASGRAAGVRRRAKVVGERDIRGTAGDVLELELRWPDTAAGWLAGYGADVLVLEPEVLAKSVRERLVAVAEGDVL; encoded by the coding sequence GTGTCTGTTGCACGCGCCGAACGACTGGTCAACCTGGTGCTGTGCCTGCTCTCGACCCGCCAGTACCTCAGCGCCGAGCGGATCCGGGGGATCGTCCCCGGCTACGCCGACGCACCTTCCGACGACGCGTTCTTCCGCACTTTCGAGCGGGACAAGACGGAGTTGCGAGACCTGGGGATCCCGCTGGAGGTGGGCCGGAACTCGGTGTTCGACACCGTGGACGGCTACCGGATCGCGCGGCGGGACTACGAGCTGGGCGAGATCGACCTCGAGCCCGACGAGGCCGCCGCGGTGGCGCTCGCCGTGCGGCTCTGGGATTCCCCCGAACTGACCGGCGCCGCCCACGGCGCCCTCCTCAAGCTGCGCGCCGCCGGGGTCGACGTCGACCAGGCCGCGCCCGCGATCGTCGAGTCGAAGGTCCGCACCTCCGAGCCCGCGTTCACCCCGCTGCTCGCGGCGGTGCAGGCCGGGCAGGTCGTGTCCTTCGACTACCGCAGGCCCTCGCCCGCCGAACTGCGCGAGCGGACCCTGGAACCCTGGGGCGTGGTCTCGTGGCGTGGACGCTGGTACGTCGTCGGTCATGACCGCGACCGGAACGCGCCCCGCTGCTTCCGGCTCTCCCGGATCGTCGGCGAGGTGCGCAAGATCGGCAAGCCCGGGCAGGTGCGCAGGCCCGAGAACGTCGACCTGATGCAGTTCGTCGCCACCACCGGCGGCGAGGTCTCCTCGGTGTCCACCGTGCGGGTCTGGGCGGCCTCCGGTCGCGCCGCCGGGGTGCGCCGCCGGGCGAAGGTCGTGGGCGAGCGCGACATCCGCGGGACCGCCGGAGACGTCCTGGAACTCGAACTGCGCTGGCCCGACACGGCCGCGGGCTGGCTCGCCGGATACGGCGCCGACGTCCTCGTGCTCGAGCCCGAGGTGCTGGCCAAGTCGGTGCGGGAGCGCCTGGTCGCTGTCGCCGAGGGGGACGTGCTGTGA
- a CDS encoding GNAT family N-acetyltransferase codes for MIRPSPTLTGDIVVLRRLRPDEVEDMVRVVEEAIPHLRPWMAWAAGEFDPDDVRAHIAETDAKWEAGTDFTYAITVGGEIAGRVSLMPRVGEGGLEIGYWLHPAYVGLGAATESTSLLVKAAFELPGIEFVDIVHDTANTLSGAIPRKLGFTEIARTSPPQEPITSGEDGVDVRWRITRDEFHQNGP; via the coding sequence ATGATCCGCCCTTCGCCCACGCTCACCGGTGACATCGTCGTCCTGCGCCGCCTGCGACCCGACGAGGTCGAGGACATGGTGCGCGTCGTGGAGGAGGCGATACCCCACCTGCGGCCGTGGATGGCCTGGGCGGCGGGCGAGTTCGACCCCGACGACGTGCGCGCGCACATCGCCGAGACGGACGCGAAGTGGGAGGCGGGCACCGACTTCACCTACGCCATCACCGTGGGCGGCGAGATCGCCGGTCGGGTCAGCCTGATGCCGCGGGTCGGCGAGGGCGGCCTGGAGATCGGCTACTGGCTGCACCCGGCCTACGTCGGCCTCGGCGCCGCGACCGAGTCGACGTCCCTGCTGGTCAAGGCCGCGTTCGAGCTGCCCGGGATCGAGTTCGTCGACATCGTCCACGACACGGCCAACACCCTCAGCGGAGCCATCCCGCGCAAGCTGGGGTTCACCGAGATCGCCCGCACCTCGCCGCCCCAGGAGCCGATCACGTCGGGGGAGGACGGGGTGGACGTCCGGTGGCGGATCACCCGGGACGAATTTCACCAAAACGGGCCATGA
- a CDS encoding helix-turn-helix transcriptional regulator, producing the protein MTASQDRLPRLLALVPYLIARPGIPIDEAAADFDVTPKQLRKDLELLWMCGLPGYGPGDLIDISFDEDTVTVTFDAGMSRPLRLTGAEATALLVALRALADTPGVADADAIRRTVAKIEMAAGQAQPAGVAVGLGVREAAETVKVRETVQSALKAGRALRMTYYTASKDEISERTVDPMRVLIVEGRGYLEAWCRRAEAVRLFRLDRIDEVEVLDEPAAPPPYARPTDVSTGLFRPAPDQSVARLVLEPDARWVSEYYPVEDVEELDGGRLRVTMRYADTSWMVRLLLGLGGEVTVERPAELARELRAQAVAALRLMDHHLAET; encoded by the coding sequence GTGACGGCTTCGCAAGACCGGCTGCCGCGGCTGCTGGCGCTGGTTCCGTATCTGATCGCGCGGCCTGGCATCCCGATCGACGAGGCCGCCGCCGACTTCGACGTGACGCCGAAGCAGCTGCGCAAGGACTTGGAGCTGCTCTGGATGTGCGGGCTGCCCGGCTACGGCCCCGGCGACCTGATCGACATCTCGTTCGACGAGGACACCGTCACCGTCACCTTCGACGCGGGCATGAGCAGGCCGCTGCGGCTCACCGGCGCCGAAGCGACCGCCCTGCTGGTCGCCCTGCGCGCGCTGGCCGACACCCCCGGTGTGGCCGACGCGGACGCGATCCGGCGGACCGTCGCCAAGATCGAGATGGCCGCGGGCCAGGCACAGCCCGCCGGTGTGGCGGTCGGACTCGGCGTGCGGGAGGCCGCCGAGACGGTCAAGGTCCGCGAGACGGTCCAGTCCGCCCTCAAGGCGGGTCGGGCCCTGCGGATGACCTACTACACCGCCTCCAAGGACGAGATCTCCGAGCGGACGGTCGACCCGATGCGGGTGCTGATCGTCGAGGGTCGCGGCTACCTGGAGGCCTGGTGCAGGCGGGCCGAGGCGGTCCGGCTGTTCCGGCTCGACCGCATCGACGAGGTCGAGGTCCTGGACGAGCCCGCCGCTCCGCCGCCGTACGCGCGGCCGACCGACGTCTCCACCGGCCTGTTCCGCCCGGCCCCCGACCAGTCGGTCGCCCGTCTGGTGCTGGAACCGGACGCGCGCTGGGTGTCGGAGTATTACCCGGTGGAGGACGTCGAGGAACTCGACGGCGGCAGGCTGCGGGTCACGATGCGCTACGCCGACACCTCGTGGATGGTGCGGCTGCTGTTGGGCCTGGGCGGCGAGGTCACGGTGGAGCGCCCGGCTGAGCTCGCCCGGGAACTGCGCGCGCAGGCCGTGGCGGCCTTGCGGCTGATGGATCATCACCTGGCGGAAACCTGA
- the pafA gene encoding Pup--protein ligase — MQRRIFGIETEFGVTCTFHGQRRLSPDEVARYLFRRVVSWGRSSNVFLRNGSRLYLDVGSHPEYATAECDDLVQLVTHDKAGERILEDLLVDAERRLADEGIGGDIFLFKNNTDSAGNSYGCHENFLVTRAGEFSRIADVLLPFLVTRQLICGAGKVLQTPRGAVYCLSQRAEHIWEGVSSATTRSRPIINTRDEPHADAERYRRLHVIVGDSNMSESTTLLKVGTANLVLEMIEDGVQFRDFSLDNPIRAIREISHDLTGTRLVRLAGGREASALDIQREYYSKAVEHVARRSPDPLAQRVVDMWGKVLDAVEAQDLSRIDREIDWAIKHRLIERYQAKHNLDLSSARIAQLDLAYHDIRRGRGIFDLLQRKDLVARVTDDGEIEAAKDTPPQTTRAKLRGDFIAAAQQAGRDFTVDWVHLKLNDQAQRTVLCKDPFRAVDERVERLIASL; from the coding sequence ATGCAGCGGCGGATCTTCGGAATCGAGACCGAATTCGGCGTGACCTGTACGTTCCACGGACAGCGCAGGCTGTCGCCGGACGAGGTCGCGCGGTACTTGTTTCGGCGCGTGGTGTCGTGGGGCCGTTCCTCGAACGTCTTCCTGCGCAATGGGTCACGCCTCTACCTGGATGTCGGATCGCACCCCGAGTACGCCACGGCGGAGTGCGACGACCTGGTCCAACTGGTCACCCACGACAAGGCAGGCGAGCGGATCCTGGAGGACCTGCTCGTCGACGCCGAACGCCGCCTCGCCGATGAGGGCATCGGCGGCGACATCTTCCTGTTCAAGAACAACACCGACTCCGCGGGCAACTCCTACGGCTGCCACGAGAACTTCCTGGTCACCAGGGCGGGCGAGTTCTCCCGGATCGCCGACGTGCTGCTGCCGTTCCTCGTCACCCGCCAGCTGATCTGCGGCGCGGGCAAGGTCCTGCAGACCCCGCGCGGCGCGGTGTACTGCCTCTCGCAGCGCGCCGAGCACATCTGGGAGGGCGTCTCCAGCGCCACGACCAGGTCCCGCCCGATCATCAACACCCGCGACGAGCCGCACGCCGACGCCGAGCGCTACCGGCGCCTGCACGTCATCGTCGGCGACTCGAACATGTCCGAGTCCACCACGCTGCTCAAGGTCGGCACCGCCAACCTGGTGCTGGAGATGATCGAGGACGGCGTCCAGTTCCGGGACTTCAGCCTCGACAACCCGATCCGCGCCATCCGCGAGATCAGCCACGACCTCACCGGCACCAGGCTGGTCCGGCTCGCGGGCGGCCGGGAGGCCTCCGCGCTCGACATCCAGCGCGAGTACTACTCCAAGGCGGTCGAGCACGTCGCCCGCCGCTCGCCGGACCCGCTGGCGCAGCGCGTGGTCGACATGTGGGGCAAGGTGCTCGACGCCGTCGAGGCCCAGGACCTCAGCCGGATCGACCGCGAGATCGACTGGGCGATCAAGCACCGGCTCATCGAGCGCTACCAGGCCAAGCACAACCTCGACCTGTCCAGCGCCCGCATCGCCCAGCTCGACCTGGCCTACCACGACATCCGCCGCGGCCGGGGCATCTTCGACCTGCTGCAGCGCAAGGACCTGGTGGCCAGGGTGACCGACGACGGCGAGATCGAGGCCGCCAAGGACACCCCGCCGCAGACCACGCGCGCCAAGCTGCGCGGCGACTTCATCGCCGCCGCCCAGCAGGCCGGACGCGACTTCACCGTCGACTGGGTGCACCTCAAGCTCAACGACCAGGCGCAGCGCACCGTGCTGTGCAAAGACCCGTTCCGCGCGGTCGACGAGCGCGTGGAACGGCTGATCGCCTCGCTGTAA
- the sigJ gene encoding RNA polymerase sigma factor SigJ, which yields MTTSLDTEFERHRSVLLGISYRMLGSFADAEDVVQDAWIRWAGVDHDTVSDPRRFLITIVSRLAIDRMRLAHRKRETYVGPWLPEPVRTDREELGPADTAQQRDTLSVATLRLMERLSAPERAVFVLREAFELPYDEIGEVLSLTAANARQLHRRAGARLTADRERFATDPGDHRDLVDRFIEAARTGDRNALQALFAQDVTMWTDGGGKSRAALRPVRDADRVARFLMGVLGKYDEIDLTVIEVNGLAAMVLVLGEYRQIISLEISDGLVTGVQMVSNPDKLTRALS from the coding sequence GTGACCACTTCGCTCGACACCGAGTTCGAGCGGCACCGGTCGGTGCTGCTCGGCATCTCCTACCGCATGCTCGGCTCGTTCGCCGACGCCGAGGATGTCGTTCAGGACGCGTGGATCCGCTGGGCGGGAGTGGACCACGACACGGTCTCCGACCCCCGGCGGTTCCTGATCACCATCGTGTCCCGGCTCGCGATCGACCGGATGCGCCTGGCACACCGCAAGCGGGAGACCTACGTCGGCCCCTGGCTGCCCGAGCCGGTCCGCACCGACCGCGAGGAACTCGGTCCGGCGGACACCGCCCAGCAGCGCGACACCCTGTCGGTCGCGACGCTGCGGCTGATGGAGCGGCTCTCGGCGCCGGAACGCGCGGTGTTCGTGCTGCGCGAGGCTTTCGAGCTGCCGTACGACGAGATCGGCGAAGTCCTGAGCCTGACCGCCGCCAACGCGCGCCAGCTGCACCGGCGCGCGGGCGCGCGGCTCACCGCCGACCGCGAGCGGTTCGCCACCGATCCGGGCGACCACCGCGACCTGGTCGACCGGTTCATCGAGGCCGCCCGCACGGGCGACCGGAACGCCCTGCAGGCGCTCTTCGCCCAGGACGTGACGATGTGGACCGACGGTGGCGGCAAGTCCCGCGCCGCGCTGCGCCCGGTGCGCGACGCCGACCGGGTCGCGCGCTTCCTCATGGGAGTGCTGGGCAAGTACGACGAGATCGACCTGACGGTCATCGAGGTCAACGGTCTGGCGGCGATGGTGCTGGTCCTCGGCGAGTACCGCCAGATCATCTCCCTGGAGATCTCCGACGGCCTGGTCACCGGCGTGCAGATGGTGAGCAACCCGGACAAGCTCACCCGCGCGCTCAGCTGA
- the tatA gene encoding Sec-independent protein translocase subunit TatA: protein MPLGPWEILIIAVVIILLFGAKKMPAMARSLGQSMRIIKAETKGMRADDKEAEPTATADVKPEPQQLPAATPQQTPEQLQKQIDELQSKLDKSQPHKNAS, encoded by the coding sequence GTGCCGCTAGGACCGTGGGAAATCCTCATCATCGCTGTGGTGATCATTCTTCTGTTCGGTGCGAAGAAGATGCCAGCGATGGCGCGTTCGCTCGGACAGTCGATGCGCATCATCAAGGCGGAGACCAAGGGCATGCGCGCTGACGACAAGGAAGCCGAGCCGACGGCGACCGCGGACGTGAAGCCGGAGCCGCAGCAGCTGCCCGCCGCCACGCCTCAGCAGACTCCCGAGCAGCTGCAGAAGCAGATCGATGAACTGCAGAGCAAGCTCGACAAGAGCCAGCCGCACAAGAACGCGAGCTGA
- a CDS encoding bacteriophage holin: protein MPYLPSAALVLLGLALLGFLLVRVVRGLGRVRTAIGTAKGTFDDGSGLLRARSAALRVALADRKRSAGRVASTGRS, encoded by the coding sequence GTGCCGTACTTGCCTAGTGCGGCGTTGGTCCTGCTCGGGCTGGCGCTGTTGGGGTTCCTTCTGGTCCGCGTTGTCCGTGGGCTGGGTCGGGTGCGGACCGCGATCGGAACCGCCAAGGGGACGTTCGACGACGGATCGGGCCTGCTTAGGGCCCGTTCGGCCGCGTTGCGCGTCGCTTTGGCCGATCGGAAGCGGTCCGCCGGGCGCGTAGCATCTACAGGGCGAAGTTGA
- a CDS encoding carboxymuconolactone decarboxylase family protein, producing the protein MQRIQLDKLAPEAHRKVVDLFLYSQANIETPLLNLIMLRASVVNGCAYCVDMHTRDALKAGESAQRLFAVSVWSESPFFSMQERAALALTDAVTLIGQDGVPDDVWDGARAIWSEKEVADLVMAIIMINAFNRIAASTRKTPVLAD; encoded by the coding sequence ATGCAGCGCATCCAGTTGGACAAGCTCGCCCCCGAAGCTCACCGCAAGGTCGTGGACCTGTTCCTCTACAGCCAGGCGAACATCGAGACCCCACTGCTCAACCTGATCATGCTGCGGGCCTCGGTCGTCAACGGCTGCGCCTACTGCGTCGACATGCACACCCGGGACGCGCTCAAGGCCGGTGAGTCGGCGCAGCGGTTGTTCGCGGTGTCGGTGTGGAGTGAGTCGCCGTTCTTCAGCATGCAGGAGCGGGCCGCGCTCGCCCTGACCGACGCGGTGACGCTCATCGGGCAGGATGGCGTGCCGGATGACGTGTGGGACGGCGCGCGGGCGATCTGGTCGGAGAAGGAGGTGGCGGATCTCGTGATGGCGATCATCATGATCAACGCCTTCAACCGGATCGCGGCGAGCACCCGCAAGACGCCGGTCCTCGCCGACTGA